In Tsuneonella sp. CC-YZS046, the genomic window CAGGCATAGAGGCAGGCGGATGCCAGCACCGCCGCGACGCCCTCGGCCTCCTCCGGGCCGAACGCGCCCCGGTCGAACCGGGCAAGGCCTATCAGCAGGACCCCGGCGAAACCCAGGATCGAGGCGATCACCGCCCGCTGCCCGATCCGCTCGCCCAGCAGGATCGCCGCGAGATAGAGCGCGATCAGCGGGGCGATGAAGGACAGCGCGATGGCCTCCGCGATCGGCAGCCGGATCAGGCCATGAAAGAACAGCAGCGCCATGCCGCAGTTCACCGCGCCGCGCAGGGCATGCATCCGCAGGTTCGGGGGCGAGGGGATGCGCCCGCCGCGCAGCTTCCATATCGGGAATACCAGCGCCGTTCCGATGATCGAGCGGAACAGCAGGGCGCTGTAGGCGCCGATCAGGATCGAGGCGCCCTTCATCAGCGCATCCATCAGCGAAAACAGGGCGACCGCCAGCGCCGTGGCCAGGAAGGGGAGCAGGCGGTGTTCCATTTCCTGCGCATAAGCGGCCTGCAACGTTACGTCATCTCTTGCTTCCATTCATCCTGCCGTCATAGGCAATAGGGAATGGTCAACTCGTGATCCGGCGGCGTTCAGGTCGCGTTGGGCTGTCATCTCCGGGTCCCGCAAGATTAACGGTGTGGGCAAACAGGGTTTAGCGTTATGACGAATTTCCTCCGCCAGCGGTTGAAAGCCACGATTCCGGCCATGATCGGGTCCCTGGCGGCGTTCGTCTCGCCGCTGCAGGCGCAGGATACGGCTCCCGCCTCCGCGCCTTCCCCCGCTCCCACCATCGCCCCGCAGCCGGTGTTGCCGGTTCCCGCGCCGCAGGCTTCGCCCGCCGTCGCGCCCGTGATTCAGCCCTTGCCCGGGACGGAGGCGCCCGAACCGATCCCGGTGCGGGAATGGGAAGTGAAGGACGCCAGGGCGCTGCTGGAGACGATCGAGGGCATAGGCGCCGAAGGCCTTGCCCCCGCGGATTATCTGCCGAACGATCTGCGCAGGGCGATCGAGCAGGGCAAGGGGCCGGAGCTGGACCGGGCCGCGAGCCGCAGCTTCGCCTGGCTGGCGGAAGACCTGCGCGATGGCCGCACTCCTATGGAATCGCGCAAGCAGTGGTTCGTGGTCGATCCGGATGTGGAATTGATGCCCACCGCCACTCTGCTGGAGCGGGCCCTGGCCATTCACGACGTGCCGGGCGTGCTGGCCTCGCTCGCCCCGACCCATCCCGATTACGCCGTGCTCAAGCGGATGCTTGCCGAAACGCCTCCCGGCGACAAGGCCAGGCGGACCAAGATTCGCGCTAATATGGATCGCTGGCGCTGGCTCGCACGCGATCTGGGCGGGACCTATCTGCTGACCAACGTTCCCGAGTTCCAGTTGCGGCTGACCGTGAATCACAATGTGATCCGCTCCTATCGCACGGTCGTCGGCAAGCCCGGCTCCACCGCCACCCCGCAACTGGCGGAGATCGTGGAAGGGGTGATCTTCAATCCCACCTGGACCGTGCCGCAGAGCATCGTGAAGGGCGAGGGACTGGGCGCGCGGCTGCTGGCCAATCCGGCCCGCGCCAGGGCGCAGGGCTACAAGGTCACCAGGGGTTCGGACGGCTTCGTCACCGTGGTGCAGCAGCCCGGGCCGAACAATGCGCTGGGGCTGATAAAGCTCGACATGCCCAATCCGCATGCGATCTTCCTGCACGACACGCCGGGCAAGGATGCGTTCAATCTCGATATCCGGGCGCTCAGCCATGGCTGCGTGCGGACGGAGCGGGCGCTGGAGATGGGCATGACCATGGCGATTCTCGGCGAAGGCGCGACCAAGGATGAGGCGATCGCCATCGTCAATTCGGGCGAATATACCAAAGTTACGCTGAAGAAGACTTTCCCGGTCTACATCACCTATTTCACCATGGCGCAGGACATCGACGGAAAAATGCGTTCATTCGGCGACATCTATGGCCGAGACGCTCCGGTTCTGGCCAGTTTCGATGCGCCGCGCCAGCAGAAGACGGGTGCGCGCACGACCGGCGAGGCAGTGGTTCCGATCGAAGCTCCCGGAGCGTAAGGCGATTGGACGGCGGGTGGCCGGCCGGGCGAATCCGTCAATAGATCCAGAGGCGGTCGGCAAAGAGCAACCGGCCGCCTGACAGGTTCCACAAGGCTTCGCGGAAGTCTTCCGGACCCATGGCAAAGCAGCCGTCGCTGCGTCCGAGCTTGCCCCATTTTTCCAGCATCGTCGGTTCCGCATACCAGGCCGAATGCATCACGATCGCGCGTTGCAGGCAGTTCGAATTGTCGGGGTCCAGCCCGCCGAGCCGGATCGAGGTGCCATATTTGCCGGTATACCATTCCCAGGTGATATAGGCCCCGCGGCTGGTGCAATTCGAGTTGGGCTGGTTCGAAAAGAAATCCAGAAAGCCGTCATGATCCGGGTCGGAACCTTTGCCGTGGCTCACCAGAAAGGAGCGGACGGTCCCATTCTCGAGATTGGCGAAATGGAATCGCGGCAGGGAAGAGGGCAACCCGAAATCGGCGACCCCCGCAACATCCTTGCGCCACAACACATTGCCGGCCCGCTCGACCTCGCGCTTGGCGATTTCGAGAATCTTGCGGTCCCGCACCCCCGCCGACATCGGCTGGGCAAAGACGCGTGCCGGCAAGGCCAGCGCGGTGCCTGCAATTGCGGCGGTTTGGCAGAATTGCCTGCGGTTCAATCCCGTTCCCATACCCATCCTCATAATATGGACATTCTGACGGTAAAGTGAAGCATGGTTCGGCATATGTCCTGTGCATGGGCTTTTGCGGCGGAATGCGATTTTCCCGCGAAAAAGCGTTTCGATGCGTATATATCCTTCCCCGATGCGACCGTTATTCGATCTCTGCGCCAAGGGTTTCGTCCCCTTTGCCGCGCTCGCCCTGCTTGGAGGATGCGCCCAGAACAAGCTGTCGGGCGAATCCGCTTCAACTGCATCCGCGCCCCCGGCGGAGAAGGCATCCGCGCCGCTTGCGCCGCAGCCGACCCTCATATTGGATCGCGCCGCCGCCCAGCGCCTGCTTGGCGCCAAAGGGGTCACTCTCCAGTGGATCGGGTGGAACCAAAGGGGAAGCCTCCATGCCCGCGAGCAGAATGGGACGATTTTCCTCACCGGCTCGCAATCGGACCAGCATGGCCCGGGGCAGCTTTATCTGGATGGCTGGGTCGAGGAAGTTGGCGCGGATTATTTCATCTTTCGGGGCACTATTCGCATCACCGATACTCCCGATGGCGGGCGCAAATGCGAAGGCCGGAAACTTTGGCATTTTGCCGTGACCCAGAATCGCCCCTATTGGCGCCTTCGCGAATTCGAATGGTGCGATTACCTGACGGATTA contains:
- a CDS encoding DMT family transporter; translated protein: MEARDDVTLQAAYAQEMEHRLLPFLATALAVALFSLMDALMKGASILIGAYSALLFRSIIGTALVFPIWKLRGGRIPSPPNLRMHALRGAVNCGMALLFFHGLIRLPIAEAIALSFIAPLIALYLAAILLGERIGQRAVIASILGFAGVLLIGLARFDRGAFGPEEAEGVAAVLASACLYAWNLVLQRRIAQLARPAEIALAQQMVVAAILLLPAPWLASLPDWRILAPVAGSAVLATLSLLLLSWAYARAETQALVPVEYTGFLWAALFGWLFFAERIDQATLSGTLLIVAGCWIAAPRRTEQTAI
- a CDS encoding L,D-transpeptidase family protein, producing MTNFLRQRLKATIPAMIGSLAAFVSPLQAQDTAPASAPSPAPTIAPQPVLPVPAPQASPAVAPVIQPLPGTEAPEPIPVREWEVKDARALLETIEGIGAEGLAPADYLPNDLRRAIEQGKGPELDRAASRSFAWLAEDLRDGRTPMESRKQWFVVDPDVELMPTATLLERALAIHDVPGVLASLAPTHPDYAVLKRMLAETPPGDKARRTKIRANMDRWRWLARDLGGTYLLTNVPEFQLRLTVNHNVIRSYRTVVGKPGSTATPQLAEIVEGVIFNPTWTVPQSIVKGEGLGARLLANPARARAQGYKVTRGSDGFVTVVQQPGPNNALGLIKLDMPNPHAIFLHDTPGKDAFNLDIRALSHGCVRTERALEMGMTMAILGEGATKDEAIAIVNSGEYTKVTLKKTFPVYITYFTMAQDIDGKMRSFGDIYGRDAPVLASFDAPRQQKTGARTTGEAVVPIEAPGA
- a CDS encoding murein L,D-transpeptidase catalytic domain-containing protein; the protein is MGTGLNRRQFCQTAAIAGTALALPARVFAQPMSAGVRDRKILEIAKREVERAGNVLWRKDVAGVADFGLPSSLPRFHFANLENGTVRSFLVSHGKGSDPDHDGFLDFFSNQPNSNCTSRGAYITWEWYTGKYGTSIRLGGLDPDNSNCLQRAIVMHSAWYAEPTMLEKWGKLGRSDGCFAMGPEDFREALWNLSGGRLLFADRLWIY